catgttcttgatgatggtaatgatgatggtgatgattatgatggtgatcatgatcctaatgctgatgattatgatggtgatcatgatcttgatgttgataatgacgatggtgatcatgatcttgatgttgataatgacgatggtgatcatgatcttgatgttgataattatgatggtgatcagGATCAGGattatactgttaatgataatgatcatgatgataattataatattgatgatgatcatggtgatgataaagataatggtaataaaatagtaataatgataatgaagataataatgataatgacaatgattatgataacgttaatgataatggtaatgatattgatagtgatgatgctaatgatattaatgacaacgaCAACTTTTATAATACTGTCAATAATACTTAATACTAGTCAAATTAActatgaaaatcatcatcatcgtgattacagaagtagcaataaaaacaataacaatatcaaaatagcaaaactaacaatgattgtaatgataatgatgatggttatgatgataatagtaataaaactaataatgataataattatggtagtaatgataatgatgatgattatgataatagtaatgatgataatgatgattatgatgataatgataataataatagtagtaatgataatactgataatgaaaataatagcaataataataatgatgataatgataatgattacagtaaaaattataagtatgataataataatgattatatcaataattataaagagtaataataattagaagaataatagtaataataatacaaaataacaataatgatagtaatgataattatgctgacgatgacgatgataatgacaataataatagcaatggtaataattattataatgctaataataataatgataatggtaataatgataacaataataatgatgatgatagtaatgataattattataatagtaataatgataatgataatgataataacaacaataataatgataatggtgataataacaataatagtgataaaaacaacaacaacaatgataatttggAAACacccatgatgataataacaacactaacatttAGGATAATGAAACGTCGATAATGATTTAGAACCTGACAGGACACTCATGTTATTAAATCTCACAATCACTCGAGATTATCTAGATATAAACACACGttaggctacacacacacacgcgacccaGCACAGGCACAAGAATACAATATAGGCATTTCGTGAAAGGATATTTCTCTGCGTGTGGGTACAAACACCAAAGGTCAAATATATGTGAAAGTCTAAGGGGCTCGCAGTCGCCGCTTGCACACTAGGAAGGTCAGGTGCAGGCGAGGAATTGAAGAGCATCGACCAAGGACATCTTTGATCACCTCTGTGCAGGTGGCCAGCTCTAAGCACGTTCCCTACATATATGGTGGGGAtccagtacattttttttttttttctgagatccAGTGAATATTGTTGGTTTCGTAAAATGCTGGGTAGATCAATGCTTATATgcgcataagagagaaagatagaatagacagatagaaaaatagataaaaagatagataggtatataaataggttgatacagataaatataaatatatatatatatatatatatatatatatatataaataaataaataaatacataaatatatatatatatatatctgtatcaacctatttatatatagaaatatagatagattgatagatagatagatagatagaaagatagatagatagatagatagatagatagatagatagataggtggatggagagagagagagataaagatagaaagatagagagataggagggagtgtaagagagagagaaagagggagagagagagagagagagagagagagagagagagagagagagagagagagagagagagagagagagagatttaagtgtATTTTAATTTAATGCACAATATACCTAACCTCGGATTTCTTTCCCCAAagcttacctaaaaaaaaaaaaaaaaaaaaaaaattatcataaactTTGCAGATCTTTGTAGATTATATTTGACATCACACTGCAGAACCTTGAACATTTATAAAGCATAGATCTTATGGCTTATTATAAACTTGATATATGCAAGAAAACGTCACTGAGGAACTTAACAGGACTCAAGGGGTTGGATAAACGaggagggatatttttttttttttttttttgaaagggatGTAACTAGTCATATGCAAGACAAAACGAATAATAGACAGGGACAAggcataagaagaaaaagatgaaaaagaagatgaacaagaagaagaaaaacaacaagaacatgaacaagaagaagaaaaacaacaagaacatgaacaagaagaaaaggaagaacgaaggaggaggaggaaaagaagaaagaaaatcggagaaaaagaagaaagaaaaagaggaaaatgaagaaacagaagaagaaaaacaagaataagaacaacaacaacaacaacaacaacatcaacaacaataccaccaccaccaagaaTGAAGTGTGAAGTTCCGTATAACACAAGGGAAATACACACACTCCCCAAAACACCAACATAACATAATGTTCCAACGTCCCTACTACCTTCGACGACCAAGCACACGAGTCCCTTTCCAGCGACGCCACCAGTCATAACAAAACAATCTCGAGCTTCCTTAGAGATCCCGGTGCTTGAGACATGCAACGTAAGCAATGCAATCAGTCCTTCTCATCGGAGCAGAGCAAGGGATGAagtacgagagggagagagagaaatggggatgaggaaagagagatatagatggatagataggtagatagatagatagttagatagatatatagtgagagagaaagagagtgagagagagagagagagagagagagagagagagagagagagagagagagagagagagagagagagagagagagagagagagagagagagactaagaaatgtaaatgaaagaaagaaaaagaaaaaagaaatactgcatatacaagtaaataaaacggcagtcagagaaaaaaaaaactgcacatacaatcagacacagaggaagagaaaaagcgaaagagaaaaacaaggacaCGAAGTAAATACAAAGCTACAAGGAAGACAAGGGAAAAGCGAGATTCGAAATAAAGACAGGCGCGAGTGCATCCTAAATAAGATGGTTTGCCACTCTATGAATCAGCTGGGCGGAGGCTGCCAGCGCGGTGACGGAGACAGGCGAGGGTCCCGGCCTGGGTGAAACTCTCAAATTATACACCGTCAGGAATTCGCTGTAAAGTCCCGTACAACATCATTCCTGGCAGGAGTCGAGGTCCTTCGCAGGGCGCAGAGGAAGGGCCGCGGAGGAGGACGACGTGGAGGTGTGGGGGCGCCGCAGGAGGTGCGTGGGGGAGGAGTACGAGCGAGACCTGGAGGTGGCCGGGTtatgagggcggagggcggactTGGGGCCGGCACAGGCGGCCGCCAGAGTGTGGGCGGCGCCGCACGTGCGCAGAGTGCTAGATGGGCGAACATGGCCACGTGGGTGGACCAGgcgtggggggaagagaggggatagggcaggtggtggtggagaggatcGGACAGGTGGGAGCAAGACAGGTGGTGGAGAGGGTGCTGGGGCAGATGGCGGCGTCGACGGGAAGGCTGGAGGAGCTCGGGGAGAGGAAAGACCAACTAGGGAGACGGTCTGCGGTCCTGGTCCCGGCTGGTCTGTCCGGGAACGGTCTGGGGAGGCAGAGGAATACAGTCCACACGAAGTCAGATGgatacattaaaataaaatattgaaatatgaAAAGCGGAACCTGTATAAACagtgaatataaaaaacaaaactaaaaaaaaaaaaaaaaaaaaaaaaaaacacgcacaaaaatatataagagaggcgcacacatacacaggcatgcaGTAAATATGGTTAGTTTCAAACACACACTCAGCTTTATatctataatttcatatatatttacatctatatctatatatttatatctatctgtctgtgtgtgtatatatgtatacatatatatacacatgtatatatatatatatatatatatatatatatatatatatatacatacatatatacacacacacactcacacactcgcacatacacacttatatatatatatatatatatatatatatatatatacatatatatgtgtatatatatatatatatatatatatatatatatatgtgtgtgtgtgtgtgtgtgtgtgtgtatttgtgtttgtgtgtttgtacatacgtatatatgtttgtatatatgtatatatacatacacacacacacacacacacacacacacacacacacacacacacatatatatatatatatatatatatatatatatatatatatgcgtgtgtgtgtgtgtgtgtgtgtgtgtgtgtgtgtgtgtgtgtatgtgtgtgtgtgtatttatatatgtatatatatatatatgtatatatatgtatctatgtatgcatgcatatatatatgtgtatgtatatatacatatacatatatatatatatatatatatatatatatatatacatatatatatatatgtgtgtgtgtgtgtgtgtgtgtgtgtgtgtgtgtgtgcagacacacacacacacacacacacacacacacacacacacacacacacacacacacacacacacacacagacacacacacacacatatatatatgtatatatatatatatatatataaatatatttgtgtatatgtgtgtgtgcgtcaataAGTATCCACTCGCTCATCTCGGAAACATCAGGAAtcgcaaaacaaagaaaagttcACTCAAAAAAGCCGAAGAGAAAACAAGTAAATGATATTGTGGATCAcacatggcaaaaaaaaaaaaaaaaaaaaaaaaagagctagcaaaataatatgaagatgttcaagaagacgaaaggaggaaatCCCACAGAAGAAAAACTAAGCCTTGGAAGCAAATAAATCAAAGTGTCTTTATTCAATGACAAAAGTATGACTAAAAGCACTGATAATAGTATCTATAGTTATTAGGGTGGTAATTGTTCTATCaaaattgttatagttattatcattactactactactacaagtacttttattcttattattattattaacattgttattattattattataatcatcattatcatcatgatcaatattactattattatcataatcaatatttctattattaccattatcactatcactgttatcactgtcatcattacataccattgttattgttaaatatcattagtggtagtagtaggaatagtaacaacatatatatatatatatatatatatacgtatatatatatacatacatatatatatgtaacatatatatttatatatataaataaatatatatatatatatatatatatatatatatatatatatgtgtgtgtgtgtgtgtgtgcgtgtgtgtgtgtgtgcgtgtgtgtgaatattattagcagtagtattttcatcatcatctagaTTAAAATGACAACTAATGatgactattatatatatgtatatatatatatatcgatatatatataatacacacacacacacacacatatatatatgaagaggaaaataataggaaagggagaagaagtaaTGGAAACCTCAAAACTTCAGACTCACGTGGGAGGTTTATTGTGAAAGAATATTCATGATGAAAGAGATGAGTGGGGTTGGAGgccgggggttgggggagggggggtggggtggggtggggggaggactaTGTGGGAGGAAGGGCCAAGGGGTTAtcgcgggaagggggggggtgaggggggagggtgaaggaggaggaggaggaggaggagaaggaggagaagaaggaggttgaGGAACAAGgtaaaaggaggatggggaactTTGAACCAGTAGTGGGTCATGCGGcgaggtcggggagggggggggtgagggggggatgggacgggagggagggatgggatgggagggagggagggagggaggggggaggggggggaggcaggagagtgagtgggaagaagaacaagtacgaatgataactaaaaaaaaaagagagaaaaagaaatgaagaagagaaaaaaaaagtgtaaagcaACAAATGGAACTTAAACAGAAGTACAAGAGATGAGGTAAGTAATAAAAGATAGCTAATGCACAGActtattagatatattagatagatacagatatgttaGATATCTGATCAGGCAAACACGCAATCATAAACATATTCAAATTACAATATTGGCAATATTAGAAACCAAAagataattatcaataaaaaacaaagattataaaacagaaacaataataacatagataCAATCAAACTTTACTGATACTAATTTCTTTTAAAACAGCGATAAGATGCATTAAAAATCGGCCTCTAATGTGCAGTAAGAGCGCCTTCTGAAGCCAACAACTGAAGCCTCTTATTGACGAGAGAAGATTTTGCTAAGCAGATCAGGAGACGTGTTCGCTGTCGGGGAGGAGAATGCACGGTGATAATTAGTAATGGCTTTGGAAAAGGGTTCTAAGCATatcggagtaaaaaaaaaaaaaaaaaaaaaaaaaaagagggagagagagaaatgtatgcgAACAATCTTTCAATAATCACTGGGCATCATGGGGCCATTATGATCAGAATGTAAGGTCAAGATCTGTTcgactcttccccccccccccccccccactctctctctcttaaaaaaaaaaaaaattgttagcgTTTATtccgaaaataaaaggaagattcATGCATTGGTCTTTTTATCACTTGCGTCGAGGtcatggaaaaaacaaaatatcgagagagaaagagagagaataagagagagagagagagagagagagagagagagagagagagagagagagagagagagagagagagagagagagagagagaggggggggggggagagagagagagagagagagagagagagagagagagagatagagagagagagagagagagagagagagagagagagggagagagagagagagagagagggagagggagagagagagagagagagagagagagagagagagagagagagagagagagagagagagacagagacagagacagagacagagacagagacagagacagaggcagagacagagacagagacagagacagagacagagacagagacagacagagaaacaaagaaaataatccaCACACATGAGTTTCCAagtatatatctgcatttattcATGTTCCAGATAATCGAGAGTAGATCTCAAACTTCTTCTTAAAGTccgttgtgttgtttttgttcgaATAGAGATGTACCGAGCGTGATCAGAGCAACCGTGTGTACAGGCTCGGTTCTAAACAAAAGGTCGGCTCATAAAGTGCAGAATAGTGGCAGGACGCGTTCCTTGCCTCTTGTACTGGTAAAAAGAGACTGAGCAACCGCCCTTCAGTTGTGTACGACTGAGCACAGACTCGTATCGCCGCGCTGAAGGGAAGTACACGAGAgtaatttttacattttttccagCTGGAGGAAGAAAGTATAAATAgatgattttttgtttctttttactgtaaatcaataaatgaataaatgcgtCTTATCTCTTCGTTGCGAGAAATAGGATAGATAAATTTGATTTCTTTTGTTTCCCGAAAGTGTCTCATCACCTTGggacacgagaaaaaataaagttgATACACAAATCTCTTTACACAACAATGACCGACCAGTTTGACCACTGCTGCAGCCAAGGTCGCGGCGCATTACACTCTGAGTTGCGGGTAATATGATGTCTGGGCCATTTGTTGATGGGTGGATCGTGCAGCTAACTCAGGTAAGTGTGTTgtgaaatatgacaaaaaaaaagaaagaatgaaagaaaacgagatcacGTTGGTTTAAGATTTTAAGATAATGCGATTCCTCtcggtttgtctctttctctgtctgtttgtctctgtctctttctttctttcttgatctgcctctctctctctctctctctctctctctctctctctctctctctctctctctctctctctatctatctatctatctatctccccccccctctctttctctctctctctctctctctcgctctctctctctctctctctctctctctctctctctctctctctctctctctctctctttccttctccttctccccctctaacCATCTTTCTATCCTCCACATCACtaaccccctctttccttctttatccctccaCCTACGCAAGGGAAAGACTAAACACAGCCCTGGTCAGCGGCTGGACTTCAACCAACCCGCGCTTCACCCGGCCAGCCCAACGCATGTTCACCATAAATCAGCCAATCCATCAGGTGGCTGGCGACCCAACGGAATATGAgctctgtccctccttccatgTTTCTTAAGTTTGTGGAAGTTCGGTTGATTATGTTTCGTCTTATCTCGCTTGTCGGAAATGTATCACCGTTATGAATACGGGACGAGCCTGTCCCTCGTGGCCTTCGTCTCTGGGCAGGGTTTTTTACGCATGCGCACGCGTAACGCCACTCGCGGATTTCTATATACCTTTGCGaactacacacgaacacacgcgggcgcacatacataaacacacacactcacagacaaataaataaataaatatatatatatacatatatatatatatatatatatatataatgtgtgtgtgtgtgtgtgtgtgtgtgtgtgtgtgtgtgtgtgtgtgtgtgtgtgtgtgtatgtgtgtgtgtgtgtgtgtatgtacatataatactcaaacacacacacatgtgtgtatatgtatatatatatatatatatatatatatatatatatatatatatgtatatacacacacacacacacacacacacacacacacacacacacatatatatatatatatacacaaatacacacacacatacagacacatacacacacatgtgtatatatatatatatatatatatatatatatatatatatatataaatgtatttatatgtatatatatacacatacatacatatatatatatatatatatatatatatatacatatatatat
Above is a window of Penaeus chinensis breed Huanghai No. 1 chromosome 19, ASM1920278v2, whole genome shotgun sequence DNA encoding:
- the LOC125034892 gene encoding proline-rich receptor-like protein kinase PERK2, producing the protein MRRDLGCSSGQTDRSRTDQPGPGPQTVSLVGLSSPRAPPAFPSTPPSAPAPSPPPVLLPPVRSSPPPPALSPLFPPRLVHPRGHVRPSSTLRTCGAAHTLAAACAGPKSALRPHNPATSRSRSYSSPTHLLRRPHTSTSSSSAALPLRPAKDLDSCQE